From Patescibacteria group bacterium, a single genomic window includes:
- a CDS encoding sugar kinase: MLDVVTVGNAVLDVFLELHDDNKLISLDETSHKLCLPYGEKILVDKCTFMLGGNATNVAVGLRRLGLRSALMAEIGMDEFSAKILNILRREEVVTDFIQRGEKESSMTIGINFQGERTLFVEHKEREHAFRFANIKTSWIYLTSLGRRWHHVYRNVSDYLTSYSETKLAFNPGSIQYQEGVESFAYLLPQTTVLFVNKEEALRIVQKEQSIEELLHSLSAMGVKIVVITDGKNGSYVLSDGRIYYQESINCRVVERTGAGDAYASGMLAGIIYGKSISESMKWGAKNAASVIEQIGAQQGLLSLQEIVN; the protein is encoded by the coding sequence ATGCTTGATGTAGTAACAGTGGGTAATGCCGTACTTGATGTATTTCTTGAGCTTCATGATGATAATAAGTTGATTTCACTGGATGAGACTTCTCATAAGCTTTGTCTTCCTTATGGTGAGAAAATTCTTGTTGATAAATGTACATTTATGCTGGGAGGAAACGCTACCAATGTAGCGGTGGGTTTAAGACGCTTGGGGCTTCGATCAGCTCTTATGGCTGAGATAGGGATGGATGAGTTTTCAGCTAAAATACTCAATATTTTACGCAGAGAGGAAGTTGTCACGGATTTTATTCAACGCGGAGAAAAAGAATCATCAATGACTATTGGTATCAATTTTCAAGGTGAGCGAACTCTTTTTGTTGAGCACAAAGAGAGGGAGCACGCTTTTCGTTTTGCTAATATTAAGACATCCTGGATTTACTTAACATCACTGGGTAGGAGATGGCATCATGTATATCGAAACGTTAGTGATTATCTTACTTCTTACTCAGAAACCAAACTGGCATTTAATCCAGGATCTATCCAATATCAGGAAGGAGTTGAGTCTTTTGCTTACCTTCTGCCGCAGACGACAGTCCTTTTTGTAAATAAAGAAGAGGCTCTGCGTATTGTCCAAAAAGAACAGTCAATTGAAGAGTTGCTGCATTCTCTGTCAGCAATGGGTGTTAAGATTGTTGTGATTACTGATGGTAAAAATGGGTCGTATGTACTCTCAGATGGGCGAATTTATTATCAAGAGAGTATTAATTGTCGGGTAGTTGAGCGAACAGGTGCTGGTGATGCTTATGCAAGTGGCATGCTGGCAGGTATCATCTATGGGAAAAGTATTTCAGAGTCTATGAAGTGGGGAGCTAAAAATGCAGCTTCTGTTATTGAACAGATTGGCGCCCAACAGGGATTACTTTCTCTTCAAGAGATAGTAAATTAA
- a CDS encoding ribose 5-phosphate isomerase B encodes MNNLIIIGADHRGFAAKEAIKKWLLERKYTIEDMGALQYEEDDDYVDYAQKVSEKVGNVSGALGLLFCGSGVGMCIVANKFKGVRAALGVREEIIQAARSDDDINILCLAADYTSTDEMQTLINTFLSTPFEQEERFIRRLKKIGEIEG; translated from the coding sequence ATGAATAATTTGATTATCATCGGAGCTGATCATAGAGGATTTGCTGCCAAAGAGGCAATTAAAAAGTGGCTACTTGAGAGAAAATATACCATTGAGGATATGGGAGCGCTTCAATACGAAGAAGACGATGATTATGTTGATTATGCGCAAAAGGTAAGTGAAAAGGTGGGTAATGTTTCTGGTGCTTTGGGTCTTCTTTTTTGTGGAAGTGGTGTTGGCATGTGTATAGTAGCAAATAAATTTAAGGGAGTTAGAGCAGCACTTGGTGTTAGAGAGGAAATTATTCAAGCAGCAAGAAGCGATGATGATATCAACATCTTATGTCTTGCGGCAGATTATACATCCACAGATGAGATGCAAACATTAATCAATACTTTTCTTTCAACACCATTTGAACAAGAAGAGCGTTTTATTCGTCGCTTAAAAAAGATTGGGGAGATAGAGGGATGA
- a CDS encoding ribulose-phosphate 3-epimerase encodes MIEIIPGILEKDWDSIEKKILQVKSFASAIHIDLIDGIFAPNTSFLNPEPFKRYSQEIFLELHMMVENPLQYVENWGKAGFRRFLGHIEMMPDQEKFLKSARKFGEAGLALNNTTALSALQVPFESLDVILVMTVKAGFSGQSFEKRQLAKLREITSQTDTPVEVDGGINEKTIKEVCNMGVRRVVTTSFLFSDSPWEQYKILKRITNSLQ; translated from the coding sequence ATGATCGAGATTATTCCCGGTATTTTGGAAAAAGATTGGGATAGTATTGAGAAAAAAATCCTTCAAGTAAAATCTTTTGCATCCGCAATTCATATAGATTTAATTGATGGGATATTTGCTCCGAATACTTCTTTTTTAAATCCAGAGCCCTTTAAGCGCTACTCGCAGGAGATCTTCTTGGAATTACATATGATGGTAGAAAATCCTCTCCAGTATGTTGAAAATTGGGGAAAAGCAGGTTTTCGCCGTTTTCTAGGACATATTGAGATGATGCCTGATCAAGAAAAATTTCTTAAGAGCGCAAGAAAGTTTGGAGAAGCTGGTTTAGCGCTCAATAATACAACAGCTTTATCAGCTCTTCAAGTGCCGTTTGAGTCTCTTGATGTAATTTTAGTGATGACAGTAAAGGCAGGATTTTCTGGTCAGTCTTTTGAGAAAAGACAACTTGCAAAATTACGAGAAATTACATCTCAGACAGATACTCCAGTTGAGGTTGATGGAGGAATTAATGAGAAAACGATTAAAGAGGTTTGTAATATGGGAGTTAGGCGAGTAGTTACCACTTCTTTTCTTTTTTCAGATTCTCCTTGGGAGCAATATAAAATTCTTAAAAGGATTACTAATTCCTTACAGTGA
- a CDS encoding hypothetical protein (possible pseudo, frameshifted), with protein MLDGMYEFTGLPRGTYTITITEPNGYKAYPSVSKQQVIDLNETQRNWRNDFGINRVYSITGRVYADANQDGSYSAADDVAIVNQGVSLTGSSSASVVTASDGVYSFSRLEPGEYFVSTTPSSDYTVLTSLPLRVVITSSDVANQDIRFYGKYTISGVVFVDEDDSKTKNNQEQNYPANPQIAVTSSPTGAPLPQVVNNADGSYQVTGLISGEYTVAYSALPLGYYVFHPRPAFYAPRVGVGCSPAPQSPGGSCDGNNNIVDLNFAIKAGEPWMQIYGADVRFDEGLNDPVPPTPNAACGGAYVILPGSGGTPGVGFSGDLPPKLNLGSISSLGWLVGGVQYPSLFKPVRAKVIRTAYGYLMFAVGRGNVRTVNLSSVCNPANCTLPASLASGIYTATGNVNLNAFTFPANRDYIFLIDGTLRIKGQIRVPTTSTATFSVSEDILIDGSVGSPPSCPPPAVGAADLEGFYSADRNFIVESSPQTDCSAGIIDKQLNVQGAIVVDAGQRTPGGRFTNNRTFCTQNIDYPSFTLRARPDFILNAPEFIKRENFIWQEVAP; from the coding sequence ATGCTAGATGGGATGTATGAGTTTACGGGTCTTCCACGTGGTACGTATACGATCACGATTACTGAGCCTAATGGGTATAAGGCGTATCCTTCAGTGAGTAAGCAGCAGGTAATAGATCTTAATGAGACTCAGAGGAACTGGAGGAATGATTTTGGGATCAATCGTGTGTATAGTATAACAGGTAGGGTTTATGCTGATGCTAATCAGGATGGGAGTTATTCAGCAGCTGATGATGTAGCGATAGTTAATCAGGGTGTTAGTTTGACAGGGAGTAGTTCAGCGAGTGTTGTTACTGCTTCAGATGGTGTGTATAGTTTTAGTAGGCTTGAGCCTGGTGAGTATTTTGTGAGTACTACACCCTCAAGTGATTATACAGTGTTGACATCCTTGCCTTTGCGGGTGGTAATCACTTCTTCTGATGTTGCTAATCAGGATATTCGTTTTTATGGTAAGTATACGATCTCAGGGGTGGTGTTTGTTGATGAGGATGATAGTAAGACGAAGAATAATCAGGAGCAGAATTATCCAGCTAATCCGCAGATAGCAGTTACCTCATCTCCAACTGGAGCTCCTCTTCCTCAGGTGGTGAATAATGCTGATGGTTCGTATCAGGTAACAGGACTTATCTCAGGGGAGTATACAGTGGCGTATAGTGCGCTGCCTCTTGGGTATTATGTGTTTCATCCCCGACCAGCGTTCTATGCTCCAAGAGTTGGTGTTGGCTGTAGTCCTGCGCCCCAGTCACCAGGAGGAAGCTGTGATGGAAATAACAATATAGTTGATCTGAACTTTGCGATCAAAGCTGGTGAGCCGTGGATGCAGATCTATGGTGCGGATGTGAGGTTTGATGAGGGGTTGAATGACCCTGTGCCTCCAACACCTAATGCTGCCTGTGGTGGTGCTTATGTGATCCTGCCGGGTAGTGGTGGTACTCCTGGTGTTGGATTTAGTGGAGATCTGCCACCTAAGCTTAATCTGGGTAGTATCTCCTCTTTGGGTTGGCTGGTGGGTGGTGTCCAGTATCCCTCGTTGTTTAAGCCGGTGAGAGCTAAGGTGATCAGAACAGCTTATGGTTATCTGATGTTTGCTGTTGGTCGGGGTAATGTGCGTACTGTTAATCTCTCCTCTGTTTGTAATCCTGCCAACTGTACTCTGCCTGCTTCTTTGGCATCAGGTATCTATACTGCAACAGGAAATGTTAATCTTAATGCTTTTACCTTTCCTGCTAATCGGGACTATATCTTCCTCATAGATGGTACTCTGCGTATTAAAGGACAGATCCGAGTTCCCACTACCTCAACAGCTACATTCTCTGTCTCTGAGGATATACTCATTGATGGCAGTGTGGGTAGTCCTCCTTCCTGTCCTCCACCAGCTGTTGGAGCTGCTGATCTGGAGGGTTTTTACAGTGCTGATCGCAACTTTATCGTTGAGAGTTCTCCTCAGACTGACTGTTCAGCAGGTATCATCGATAAACAGCTTAATGTCCAAGGAGCAATTGTTGTGGATGCTGGACAGAGAACACCAGGTGGAAGATTTACCAACAACAGAACCTTCTGCACCCAAAATATTGACTACCCCTCCTTCACCCTCAGAGCTAGACCTGATTTCATCCTTAATGCCCCTGAGTTCATCAAACGCGAAAACTTCATCTGGCAAGAAGTAGCACCATAA
- the gap gene encoding glyceraldehyde-3-phosphate dehydrogenase, with protein sequence MIRLAINGYGRIGRIAHRVILQKHTDTIQVVAINAGSSTDLKGWMYLLKYDSVYGPLSLPLSVKVLDQPKKDLLGYLIVNNQEIPVYSQKDPALLPWDEHQVDVVIESTGAFRKTEDLRKHLDAGAKAVVLSAPLKEDGAPTIVISVNEDLYKGEKIISNASCTTNCIAPVAKIIDETLGIEKAMMTTVHGYTSDQRLQDGGHKDYRRARAAGLNIVPTSTGATEAAAKTLPTLEGRFKGLALRVPVPVGSLSDFTFLVRRTTTVEEVNAIFQRAALSAAYKGILDVTNDPLVSSDIIGNPHSAIVDLSLTQVVGGNMVKVVAWYDNEYGYANRLVEEALMVVS encoded by the coding sequence ATGATACGTCTGGCGATTAATGGTTATGGGAGGATAGGGAGGATAGCACACCGGGTTATTCTGCAAAAACACACAGATACGATTCAGGTAGTTGCTATCAATGCTGGTTCATCAACAGATCTTAAGGGATGGATGTATCTTCTGAAATATGACTCAGTATATGGGCCTTTGTCTTTGCCTCTATCTGTGAAAGTACTAGATCAGCCCAAAAAAGATCTGCTTGGATATCTAATAGTTAATAACCAAGAGATACCTGTCTATTCGCAAAAAGATCCAGCACTTCTTCCATGGGATGAGCATCAGGTGGATGTTGTAATTGAGTCAACAGGTGCATTTCGCAAAACAGAAGATCTCAGGAAACATCTGGACGCTGGTGCAAAAGCAGTCGTACTTTCTGCTCCACTTAAGGAGGATGGAGCACCGACTATTGTTATTAGTGTTAACGAAGATCTCTACAAAGGAGAAAAGATCATCAGCAATGCATCCTGCACAACTAACTGCATTGCTCCTGTTGCCAAGATAATTGATGAGACATTAGGTATTGAAAAAGCGATGATGACCACTGTCCATGGTTATACATCAGATCAAAGACTGCAAGATGGTGGTCATAAAGATTACAGACGGGCTCGAGCGGCAGGGCTGAATATTGTCCCCACATCAACAGGCGCTACAGAAGCAGCTGCGAAGACTCTCCCTACACTGGAGGGAAGATTTAAAGGACTTGCGCTGCGTGTTCCGGTACCCGTTGGCTCGTTGTCGGATTTTACTTTTTTGGTAAGAAGGACAACAACAGTAGAAGAGGTTAATGCTATTTTTCAGCGTGCAGCTTTATCCGCTGCATATAAAGGAATACTGGATGTCACAAATGATCCATTGGTATCAAGTGATATTATTGGCAATCCTCACTCAGCGATTGTAGATCTTAGCTTAACACAGGTTGTTGGAGGGAACATGGTAAAAGTTGTTGCCTGGTATGACAACGAATATGGATACGCAAATCGTTTGGTGGAAGAAGCTCTGATGGTGGTTAGTTGA
- the gmk gene encoding guanylate kinase, protein MDQLNIFQEINDQNKRGVLLVLTGPSGAGKDTVIARLMKKHPEIIKIITTTSRPPRENEREGAPYHFISREEFEERIARGDFFEWVEFRGELYGTEKKTLLEALAKGVTVIWKIETKGVKNIKEKIKQMVPRVVFVFLTAESIDEMRDRVYHDEGEDGAHKRWHESLVIWEMRQFTDCDYLVVNKNNNLDSAVEQIESILEAKRLEIIQKQTTS, encoded by the coding sequence ATGGACCAACTTAATATCTTTCAGGAAATTAATGATCAGAACAAAAGAGGTGTTCTTCTTGTTCTTACTGGACCAAGTGGCGCTGGTAAAGATACCGTAATAGCTCGTCTTATGAAGAAACATCCAGAGATAATTAAGATTATCACGACCACAAGCCGTCCCCCGCGTGAAAATGAACGTGAAGGAGCACCTTATCATTTTATATCAAGAGAGGAATTTGAAGAACGTATAGCAAGGGGTGATTTTTTCGAATGGGTAGAGTTCAGAGGAGAGTTGTATGGTACAGAGAAAAAGACACTTCTTGAAGCACTCGCTAAAGGAGTAACAGTGATTTGGAAGATTGAGACCAAAGGAGTAAAAAACATTAAAGAGAAAATTAAACAAATGGTTCCTCGTGTTGTTTTTGTTTTTCTTACGGCTGAGAGTATTGATGAGATGAGAGATCGGGTTTACCATGATGAGGGTGAAGATGGTGCACATAAAAGATGGCACGAGTCATTAGTTATTTGGGAGATGCGTCAGTTTACAGACTGCGATTATCTTGTTGTCAACAAGAATAACAATCTTGATTCAGCGGTAGAGCAGATCGAATCGATTCTGGAAGCAAAACGGCTTGAAATTATTCAAAAACAGACCACATCATAA
- the nrdR gene encoding transcriptional repressor NrdR, producing MHCPYCGSKESEVVETRESEDLDAIRRRRTCAVCQKRFTTYERVETVNLFVIKKDGRREQFDREKLKKGLLKACEKTTVSVAEIDKIVTEIIRELRSGDSVEIPSETLGQLVADHLKRTNKIAYIRFASVFKRFVDVEDFEREVKKLLN from the coding sequence ATGCATTGTCCGTATTGCGGTAGTAAGGAATCAGAGGTTGTTGAGACGCGAGAAAGCGAGGATTTGGATGCAATTCGAAGACGCAGAACATGTGCTGTATGTCAGAAAAGATTTACTACCTATGAGAGAGTGGAAACGGTAAATCTTTTTGTCATCAAAAAAGATGGTAGAAGAGAACAATTTGATCGCGAGAAGCTAAAAAAAGGACTTTTAAAAGCATGCGAGAAAACAACTGTTTCTGTTGCTGAGATTGATAAGATTGTTACAGAGATTATTCGTGAGCTGAGAAGTGGCGACTCAGTTGAAATACCCAGTGAAACATTAGGGCAACTGGTGGCAGATCATCTCAAGCGAACGAATAAAATTGCTTATATCAGATTTGCAAGTGTATTTAAACGTTTTGTTGATGTGGAAGATTTTGAGAGGGAAGTAAAAAAGTTATTAAACTAA
- a CDS encoding ribonucleoside-diphosphate reductase, adenosylcobalamin-dependent: MATQLDGIRKKVFLDRYSLKDEHGNPLEKTPEEMWRRVAKGIASVEKTAALRNKWEKKFYDLMEGFKFLPGGRILAGAGTGFDVTYFNCFVIPNPPDSRGGIMQNLTEMIEIMAHGGGVGLNLSGLRPRGSRVKKVNGFSSGPINWAELYSLATKDIVQQGGSRRGALMLMLHDWHPDIEEFITVKQDLTKINGANLSVCVSDKFMEAVKNDQDWDLVYPDLDDPDYDKEWNGDLDEWQAKGHKVKVYKTVKASYLWNLICEAAWRSAEPGLHFLERSNKRSNTWYFEKLIATNPCGEQPLGAWAVCNLGAMNLAAYVKDGEFDYESFGQDVHIAMRFMDNVIDDTHYFYEKNEKVAKDIRRTGLGILGLADALIKMKVRYGSEESLPILHKIFQTLRDNAYIASANLAKEKGPFPKFDKEKYLEGYHIKRLPEEIRSLIRKNGIRNAVLLTIAPTGTTSLLSGVSSGIEPVYEFEFIRRDRLGEHKMYHPLYDEWRKAHPGEPKPDYFVSANDLTPEEHVRVQAIAQEYIDSSISKTVNAPNKHTVEDVKKLYMMAYDYGLKGITYMRDGSRQGVLSRADSEQKKEELPKPAVPVTPRVPRPVVLNGTTYKADSPIGRMYVTINHDANNQPFEVFITSGKSGSDVMAMADALGRMISFVLRIHSPVPPRERLREIVSELSGIGGARSVGFGENKVRSLPDAIAKVLAKHANFRVNGKVEDKSTTTSLDNSIAPNTQTNGSFSLNGKSNGEANFNQASFLSKVDQIETDSAGQQLSLEVSQLQLNTQQLPSTNLFDICPSCGAGSFAYEEGCKKCYACGYSEC; this comes from the coding sequence ATGGCTACACAGCTTGATGGTATAAGAAAAAAAGTATTCTTGGATAGATACTCTCTAAAAGATGAGCATGGTAATCCTTTGGAGAAAACCCCTGAGGAAATGTGGAGACGAGTAGCCAAAGGAATTGCCTCTGTTGAAAAGACGGCAGCTTTGCGTAATAAATGGGAGAAAAAATTCTATGATCTGATGGAAGGATTTAAATTTCTTCCCGGTGGTCGAATATTAGCAGGCGCAGGTACTGGATTTGATGTTACTTATTTTAATTGTTTTGTTATCCCCAATCCTCCTGACTCAAGAGGTGGAATAATGCAAAATCTTACTGAGATGATTGAGATTATGGCTCATGGTGGCGGAGTGGGCTTGAATCTTTCAGGACTGCGCCCTCGTGGCTCCCGTGTTAAAAAGGTCAATGGATTTTCATCAGGACCTATTAACTGGGCAGAGTTATATTCCTTAGCTACAAAAGATATTGTTCAACAGGGAGGATCGCGACGAGGAGCACTTATGTTAATGCTTCATGACTGGCATCCTGATATTGAAGAATTTATTACTGTCAAACAAGATCTCACCAAGATTAATGGAGCAAATCTCTCAGTCTGCGTGTCGGATAAATTTATGGAGGCTGTGAAAAATGATCAGGATTGGGATTTGGTTTATCCCGATTTAGATGATCCAGATTATGATAAAGAATGGAATGGTGATTTGGATGAATGGCAGGCTAAAGGACATAAAGTAAAAGTTTATAAAACAGTCAAAGCTTCCTATTTATGGAATCTTATTTGTGAAGCTGCATGGCGCTCAGCTGAGCCTGGACTGCACTTTCTTGAGAGATCAAATAAACGCTCAAATACTTGGTATTTTGAAAAATTAATTGCAACCAATCCCTGCGGTGAACAGCCTCTGGGTGCATGGGCTGTATGCAACTTGGGTGCGATGAATCTTGCAGCCTACGTCAAAGATGGAGAGTTTGATTATGAAAGCTTTGGTCAAGATGTGCACATCGCTATGCGTTTTATGGATAATGTCATTGATGACACACATTATTTCTATGAAAAGAATGAAAAAGTTGCCAAAGATATTCGTCGAACTGGTCTTGGTATATTAGGTCTTGCCGATGCTTTGATAAAAATGAAAGTTCGTTATGGCTCAGAAGAATCATTACCGATTTTGCATAAGATCTTTCAGACCTTAAGAGACAATGCATATATTGCATCCGCAAATCTTGCTAAAGAAAAAGGACCATTTCCTAAATTTGATAAGGAAAAATATCTTGAAGGTTATCATATTAAAAGACTTCCTGAAGAGATTAGATCTCTTATTCGCAAAAATGGAATTCGCAACGCTGTGCTTTTGACTATTGCTCCCACAGGCACCACCAGTTTGTTATCGGGAGTTTCATCCGGTATCGAACCTGTGTATGAATTTGAGTTTATTAGACGTGATAGGTTGGGTGAACACAAAATGTATCATCCTCTTTATGATGAGTGGAGAAAGGCTCATCCAGGTGAGCCAAAGCCTGATTATTTTGTCTCTGCTAATGATCTGACTCCTGAGGAGCATGTCAGAGTTCAAGCAATAGCCCAAGAGTATATTGATTCATCTATTTCCAAGACTGTGAATGCTCCTAATAAACACACTGTTGAAGATGTGAAGAAACTTTACATGATGGCATACGATTACGGCTTAAAAGGAATTACCTATATGAGAGATGGATCAAGACAGGGTGTTCTAAGTCGTGCTGATTCTGAGCAAAAGAAGGAAGAATTGCCCAAACCAGCTGTTCCGGTTACTCCTCGTGTTCCACGTCCTGTTGTGTTGAATGGTACGACATATAAAGCAGATAGTCCTATTGGCAGGATGTATGTCACTATAAACCATGATGCCAATAATCAACCATTTGAAGTATTTATCACCAGCGGCAAAAGTGGATCAGACGTGATGGCTATGGCAGATGCTCTTGGACGTATGATCTCATTTGTGCTGCGTATCCATAGTCCTGTTCCTCCTCGCGAACGACTGCGAGAGATTGTTTCAGAACTCAGTGGTATTGGAGGTGCACGCAGTGTTGGATTTGGAGAGAATAAGGTTCGTTCACTACCCGATGCAATAGCTAAAGTTTTGGCAAAACATGCAAATTTTAGGGTCAATGGCAAAGTAGAGGATAAAAGTACCACAACTTCACTAGATAATTCGATTGCACCAAACACACAGACTAATGGATCTTTTTCCCTCAATGGCAAGAGTAATGGTGAGGCTAATTTTAATCAAGCATCATTTTTATCCAAAGTTGATCAAATAGAGACTGATTCTGCAGGACAACAACTTTCTTTAGAGGTTTCACAACTGCAGTTAAATACTCAGCAATTGCCATCAACCAATCTTTTTGATATCTGTCCTAGCTGTGGTGCCGGAAGTTTTGCCTATGAAGAAGGTTGTAAAAAATGCTACGCTTGTGGATATAGTGAGTGTTAA
- a CDS encoding ATP--cob(I)alamin adenosyltransferase gives MPLYTRTGDKGETSLFGGKRVLKSDDRVQTYGTIDELNSVLGIVLSQLASRHSEEKKMLEKIQKDLFVIGAYLANPLAEPLTQLEKRVKEFEKIIDQQTEQIPLLRNFILPGGGKAGATLHYARTVCRRAERKLVALMQKEDLDSSLLKYLNRLSDLLYSTARLINHKEKKKETIWTNIG, from the coding sequence ATGCCTTTATATACAAGAACAGGTGATAAAGGAGAGACATCGCTTTTTGGCGGAAAACGCGTTCTAAAATCAGATGATCGCGTTCAAACCTATGGAACAATAGATGAGTTAAATAGCGTATTGGGAATTGTTCTTTCTCAACTTGCATCTCGTCACTCTGAAGAAAAAAAGATGTTAGAAAAAATTCAAAAAGATTTATTTGTTATAGGAGCATATCTTGCTAATCCTTTAGCAGAGCCTCTAACTCAGTTAGAGAAGCGGGTTAAAGAATTTGAGAAGATAATCGATCAGCAAACAGAACAAATACCTCTACTTCGCAACTTTATTCTTCCTGGCGGTGGGAAAGCAGGAGCAACTCTTCATTATGCTCGTACAGTCTGTCGCAGAGCTGAGAGAAAGCTAGTTGCTCTTATGCAGAAAGAAGATTTGGATAGTTCTTTACTGAAGTATCTTAATCGGCTTTCAGATTTGTTGTATAGTACAGCACGTCTTATCAATCATAAAGAAAAAAAGAAAGAGACTATTTGGACAAATATCGGGTGA
- the xerD gene encoding tyrosine recombinase XerD: MQSTKIRDAHKQFIEFLKSKKHSNATILAYGKDIEQLASFLEELQKHHVHEVTSEDIQAFLAKMSEKGYTPKSLSRKLNSTRTFYRFLKVNEYITDDPSLLVEHPRYELAPPRILKPTEYRALRDAARNDARMFAIIELLLQTGIRIGELAELRLSDIQGDNLRIRPYEKHEERLVPLNRPAKEALNNYLKVRPQVKDDHIFITKSGKPFLVRNIRTAIERYFRIAEIENAKVNDLRHTFVAHHIKHGVSLVLLAKILGHKRISTTERYLEYVKERGKETAQLSEL, translated from the coding sequence ATGCAGAGTACTAAAATTCGTGATGCTCATAAACAATTTATCGAATTTCTTAAAAGCAAAAAACACTCCAATGCTACTATTTTAGCATATGGAAAAGATATTGAGCAGTTAGCTTCATTTCTAGAAGAACTCCAAAAACATCATGTACATGAAGTAACCAGCGAAGATATTCAAGCCTTTTTAGCCAAAATGTCAGAAAAAGGATATACTCCCAAATCCTTATCTCGAAAACTCAACTCTACCCGCACGTTTTATAGGTTTCTTAAAGTAAATGAGTATATTACTGATGATCCATCGCTTCTGGTTGAACATCCACGATATGAACTTGCTCCACCTCGTATTCTCAAACCTACTGAATACCGCGCTCTTCGAGATGCAGCGCGCAACGATGCGCGTATGTTTGCTATTATTGAGCTTTTGCTGCAAACAGGTATTCGTATTGGAGAGCTCGCAGAACTTAGACTATCTGACATCCAAGGAGATAATCTAAGGATTCGTCCCTATGAAAAACATGAGGAAAGACTAGTCCCTCTTAATCGTCCAGCCAAAGAAGCACTTAACAACTATCTTAAAGTCAGACCTCAAGTTAAGGATGACCACATATTTATTACAAAATCCGGCAAACCTTTCTTAGTCCGCAATATTCGCACAGCTATTGAACGTTACTTTAGAATTGCTGAGATTGAGAATGCCAAAGTCAATGATCTGCGTCACACATTTGTTGCACATCATATCAAACATGGAGTCTCACTCGTCCTCCTAGCCAAAATTTTAGGACATAAAAGAATCTCAACCACTGAACGCTACCTTGAGTATGTAAAAGAACGCGGAAAAGAAACAGCACAATTGAGTGAGCTCTAA